Within Legionella birminghamensis, the genomic segment GCTACTCCTTATTCACTTCCTACCGGTTTATGACAGAAATTGGCGCCAGGCAAATTAAGTTTGACCGCTACTATGCAAGAAAGATTTACGAACGAAAAGTTGATCAGTCAGAAATCGACATTATGCTGAAACAATTAATGTTACAGAATAGTGAGGTTATTATTGAAGGCATCGAACGAGAAGACGATCTGGAGTTTTTCGTAACAAGAGGTTGCAATCTATTTCAGGGGATCTTTTTCTATCCTCCAATGACAATTGATCAATTAATGACATTCACCCGCTTACCACCACTCGTCAAATCCTAATACCACTAAGATACATGGTCCGCGAGCAATTACATTAATTCCATGTTTAATTCCCTGTTCAATTGCCGCATCGCTTTCGGCGCCAGGCTGCATCCATACATTTTTGATTCCTTTTGCGATGGCCTGCTCAACTATTTTCTCAGTGACGGCTGGTGGAGTAATAACCGATAGGCTGTCGATCTCTTCGGGCAGATCGGCTACTTCCTTAACACAGGCCAAACCCTCAATACGTTCTTCAAAGGGATTCACAGGATAAGCTTTCATATCGTGCGCCAGGTAACAGCGCAGGACTTTATTGCCAAACTTGCTTTGATTTGAGGATG encodes:
- a CDS encoding CoA-binding protein; translation: MGNVEQFLQSPAFGVVGASSNQSKFGNKVLRCYLAHDMKAYPVNPFEERIEGLACVKEVADLPEEIDSLSVITPPAVTEKIVEQAIAKGIKNVWMQPGAESDAAIEQGIKHGINVIARGPCILVVLGFDEWW